The Salegentibacter mishustinae genome includes a window with the following:
- a CDS encoding DegT/DnrJ/EryC1/StrS family aminotransferase has product MNKDKIWLSSPHMGGTEQKFVNEAFEQNWVAPLGPNVNGFEEDLKKYLFDSSSKEGAVAALSSGTAALHLALVMLGIKAGDEVLCQSMTFAASANPIAYQGATPIFIDSEEKTLNLCPKHLRTAIEDRISKGKKPKAIIAVHLYGMPYQVDEINAIAKEFDIPVVEDAAEALGSTYKGERCGTFAEYAVLSFNGNKIITTSGGGALVTKSQSAKEKAVFLATQARDAAPHYQHSEIGYNYRLSNISAGIGRGQMQVVDERVKARREMHEFYVVLFSEIEGVKVHSAPNDDFFSNHWLSVISFNEKKTGGINREDLRLHLEELNIESRPLWKPMHMQPVFKNAPFYGDGVAKRLFENSLCLPSGSNLTQEEKDRIKAGILSCFKEQK; this is encoded by the coding sequence ATGAATAAAGATAAAATATGGTTATCCTCGCCACACATGGGTGGAACTGAGCAAAAATTCGTCAATGAAGCTTTTGAGCAGAATTGGGTAGCACCTTTGGGCCCCAATGTAAATGGCTTCGAAGAAGATTTAAAGAAATACCTATTTGATAGCTCTTCGAAAGAAGGAGCTGTTGCTGCTTTAAGTTCTGGCACGGCTGCCCTACATTTAGCATTAGTGATGCTAGGGATTAAAGCTGGCGATGAAGTGCTTTGCCAAAGTATGACTTTTGCAGCTTCAGCCAACCCTATTGCATATCAGGGAGCAACACCCATATTTATAGATAGTGAAGAGAAAACCCTGAATCTTTGTCCCAAGCATTTAAGAACAGCTATTGAAGATAGGATTTCTAAAGGAAAAAAACCAAAAGCAATAATAGCCGTACATTTATACGGTATGCCGTATCAGGTAGATGAAATTAATGCAATAGCTAAAGAATTTGATATTCCGGTGGTTGAAGATGCTGCAGAGGCCCTAGGAAGCACTTATAAAGGTGAGCGATGCGGAACTTTTGCAGAATATGCGGTTCTTTCATTTAACGGAAATAAAATTATCACAACCTCTGGTGGTGGAGCCTTAGTGACTAAAAGTCAATCTGCTAAAGAAAAAGCTGTTTTCTTAGCTACACAGGCAAGGGATGCAGCGCCTCATTACCAGCATAGTGAAATTGGTTACAATTACCGATTGAGTAATATTTCTGCAGGAATAGGGCGTGGTCAAATGCAAGTGGTGGACGAACGGGTGAAAGCCAGAAGAGAAATGCACGAATTTTATGTAGTTTTGTTTTCTGAAATTGAAGGAGTTAAGGTTCATAGTGCTCCCAATGATGACTTTTTTTCCAATCATTGGTTGAGTGTGATAAGCTTTAATGAAAAAAAGACCGGGGGAATAAATCGAGAGGATTTACGTTTGCATCTTGAAGAATTAAATATTGAAAGCAGACCTTTATGGAAACCCATGCATATGCAGCCGGTTTTTAAAAATGCTCCTTTTTATGGAGATGGTGTTGCAAAACGTTTATTTGAAAATAGCCTTTGCTTACCTTCCGGTTCTAACTTGACCCAGGAAGAAAAAGACCGAATCAAGGCTGGAATTTTATCCTGTTTTAAAGAACAGAAGTAA
- a CDS encoding sugar transferase, translating to MYKHFFKKILDFFIAFTALLVLSPLLIPITVLLALANNGKPFFFQKRPGKNGRIFSIIKFKTMTDEKDENGDLLPDEKRLTAVGKFVRKTSIDEIPQLINVLKGNMSLIGPRPLLPQYLSLYSERQRKRHDVKPGITGWAQVNGRNAISWTKKFEYDVWYVENLSFGLDVRIIFKTIKKVVVSEGINTANMATTEAFNGKN from the coding sequence ATGTACAAGCACTTTTTTAAAAAAATACTTGACTTTTTTATTGCTTTTACGGCATTATTAGTGCTTAGTCCGTTATTAATTCCAATTACAGTTTTATTAGCTTTGGCGAATAATGGAAAACCCTTTTTTTTTCAGAAAAGACCTGGAAAAAATGGGCGTATTTTCAGTATTATTAAGTTTAAAACGATGACTGATGAGAAGGATGAAAATGGAGATTTACTTCCGGATGAAAAGAGGTTAACCGCGGTTGGAAAGTTCGTTAGGAAAACCTCTATTGATGAGATTCCACAGTTGATAAATGTTTTAAAAGGGAATATGAGCTTAATAGGCCCCAGACCGTTATTACCCCAATATTTATCTTTGTATTCTGAAAGGCAAAGAAAACGTCACGATGTAAAGCCTGGAATAACCGGATGGGCTCAGGTTAATGGTAGAAATGCGATTAGTTGGACCAAAAAGTTTGAATATGATGTTTGGTATGTGGAAAACCTATCTTTTGGGTTGGATGTAAGAATTATATTCAAAACGATTAAAAAAGTAGTGGTTTCGGAAGGAATAAATACGGCCAATATGGCGACTACGGAAGCTTTTAACGGAAAAAATTAA
- a CDS encoding glycosyltransferase family 4 protein, translating into MQKLIRITTIPLSLEKLLEGQLTYMSQYYEVTAVAAEKERLNKYGQKNKVNTFWVEMTRAITPIKDLKAVWKLYKFFKEEKPEIVHTHTPKAGIVGMLAAKLAGVPLRLHTVAGLPLMETTGTKRKILDQVEKLTYRLATKVFPNSRGLKQIILKEGFAEENKLKVLGKGSSNGIDTKYFDPYSFKEDQKKNKRQSLGIPREDFVFIFIGRLVSEKGINELVDAFKKLHKKNQNISLLLVGPFEKELDPLKQDTFNSIKTHEKIITTGYQEDVRPYFAIANALAFPSYREGFPNVVMQAGAMILPAIVSDINGCNEIIVEGINGVIIPVKDTSALFSAMELFVENRNYTNRLSSNAREEICKYYERKEFWQILLKEYKNLEKEYIKS; encoded by the coding sequence ATGCAAAAACTCATCCGCATCACAACTATCCCACTTTCCCTAGAAAAGCTTTTAGAAGGTCAACTTACTTATATGAGTCAGTATTATGAGGTTACCGCTGTGGCAGCTGAAAAGGAGCGGCTGAATAAGTATGGACAAAAAAACAAGGTAAATACCTTTTGGGTTGAAATGACAAGGGCAATAACACCGATAAAAGATCTAAAAGCGGTTTGGAAGCTATATAAATTTTTTAAAGAGGAAAAGCCGGAAATTGTCCATACGCACACTCCAAAAGCGGGAATCGTCGGAATGCTGGCCGCCAAACTGGCTGGAGTGCCTTTGCGCTTGCATACGGTAGCCGGACTACCGCTTATGGAAACTACCGGCACAAAGAGAAAAATCTTAGACCAGGTAGAGAAATTAACCTATAGGTTGGCTACGAAAGTTTTTCCGAATTCGCGAGGCCTCAAGCAGATTATCCTTAAGGAAGGTTTTGCTGAGGAAAATAAATTAAAAGTGTTGGGAAAGGGAAGTTCCAACGGAATTGACACCAAATATTTTGATCCATATAGTTTTAAAGAGGACCAGAAAAAAAATAAAAGGCAGTCACTCGGAATTCCCCGGGAGGATTTTGTGTTTATTTTTATTGGTAGATTGGTTAGTGAGAAAGGCATAAATGAATTGGTAGATGCCTTTAAAAAGTTACACAAGAAAAATCAGAATATTTCCCTGTTGCTGGTAGGACCTTTTGAAAAAGAACTGGATCCTTTAAAGCAAGATACGTTTAATAGTATAAAAACCCACGAGAAAATCATAACAACGGGATATCAGGAAGATGTTCGTCCTTATTTTGCAATTGCGAACGCATTGGCTTTTCCCAGTTATCGCGAAGGTTTTCCAAATGTTGTGATGCAGGCGGGAGCTATGATTCTTCCGGCCATAGTGAGCGATATTAATGGATGTAACGAAATTATTGTAGAAGGAATTAATGGTGTTATAATTCCGGTTAAGGATACCTCTGCTTTATTTTCTGCTATGGAATTATTTGTTGAAAATAGGAATTATACCAATAGGCTTTCATCAAATGCCAGGGAAGAAATCTGTAAATATTATGAGCGTAAAGAATTTTGGCAAATTCTGTTAAAGGAATACAAAAATCTAGAAAAGGAATATATAAAGTCATAG
- a CDS encoding capsular polysaccharide export protein, LipB/KpsS family, translating to MNILIASIYSYNSYSRGIMPDVLQSLIDEYPKAKIYYLTCSNSFNTCYFNEKSKPENCYRCKTSVRNILSLVSGEFIHLKLDDIISSSHNKAANDFFAVNQYINKDLYFENFEIGVASISTYISKTRDKELLEIENSFVRDIAINSLKVYLSLKRFIQDNNIDVVYNFNGRQDYLRAVFKASLANRIDCFNIERARIGGSIEVFKNVLPHNILTKKKHIDDHWNNSELPLKEKNQIGSKFFKDQKAGKSVIFKSYTKEMQKQELPNSIRNGKKNIILYTSSDDEFAAIGKEFENPYFKTQNEGIKYVVNILNNYKQEYNLFIRMHPNLKNVNYPYVKDLRDMKNLGENIFVIEPDSQVDTYALMELADKVISFGSTTGLEANFWGKPVILLNKCFYYYSNVCYVPENKNEIKSLLLKELAPLDRIASVKFGFYYLTGGLKTKYYSENDFESGVFFKDTNTYSYSLNQKIKAKWIELFG from the coding sequence ATGAATATTCTAATCGCTTCTATTTATAGTTATAATAGCTACTCTAGGGGGATCATGCCAGATGTTCTTCAAAGCTTAATCGATGAATATCCAAAAGCAAAGATTTATTATCTCACCTGTTCTAACTCATTTAATACCTGTTACTTTAATGAAAAGAGTAAACCCGAAAATTGCTATAGATGCAAAACAAGTGTTCGCAATATATTGAGTTTAGTTTCAGGAGAATTTATCCATCTTAAATTAGATGACATCATTTCATCGTCTCATAATAAAGCAGCGAATGACTTCTTTGCTGTTAACCAGTATATAAACAAAGACTTATATTTTGAAAACTTTGAAATAGGAGTGGCTTCGATCTCTACCTATATTTCCAAAACTCGTGACAAGGAATTACTTGAAATTGAGAATAGTTTTGTTCGTGATATCGCAATTAATTCTTTAAAGGTTTATTTAAGTTTAAAGAGATTTATTCAGGATAATAATATTGATGTGGTTTATAATTTTAATGGTAGGCAGGATTATTTAAGAGCTGTATTTAAAGCTTCCTTAGCCAACAGGATTGATTGTTTCAATATTGAAAGAGCTAGAATAGGGGGCAGTATTGAAGTATTTAAAAATGTTTTACCACACAATATCCTGACCAAAAAGAAGCATATAGATGATCACTGGAATAATTCTGAACTTCCATTAAAAGAAAAAAATCAAATTGGATCTAAGTTTTTTAAAGATCAAAAAGCCGGGAAATCTGTGATATTTAAGAGCTATACCAAAGAGATGCAGAAACAGGAGCTCCCAAATAGTATAAGAAATGGGAAGAAAAATATTATTCTCTATACAAGTTCCGATGATGAATTTGCTGCTATAGGGAAGGAATTCGAAAACCCTTATTTCAAGACCCAAAATGAGGGCATTAAATATGTGGTGAACATATTAAATAATTATAAGCAGGAATATAATTTGTTTATTAGAATGCATCCTAACTTAAAGAATGTTAATTATCCCTATGTAAAGGACTTGAGAGACATGAAAAACCTGGGAGAGAATATTTTTGTTATTGAACCCGATAGTCAGGTAGATACTTACGCTTTGATGGAGCTTGCAGATAAGGTGATTTCTTTTGGGTCTACTACGGGACTTGAAGCTAATTTCTGGGGGAAACCTGTGATTCTTTTAAATAAATGCTTTTATTATTATTCAAATGTCTGCTATGTTCCTGAAAATAAAAATGAAATTAAAAGTTTATTGCTGAAGGAGCTGGCTCCGCTGGATAGAATCGCTTCGGTTAAATTTGGATTTTACTATCTTACCGGAGGGCTAAAAACAAAATACTACAGTGAGAATGACTTCGAAAGTGGAGTTTTTTTTAAGGATACAAACACTTATTCATATTCATTAAATCAAAAAATAAAAGCTAAATGGATTGAATTATTTGGATAG
- a CDS encoding cytidylyltransferase domain-containing protein: MKSNRAIIVQARMSSKRLPGKSLMKIGKYPLIYYVLNRLKITGEKVIVATSTDSSDDILVQYLEEQDFRFYQGSLDNVLDRYIATANKFGIEEIVRVTGDNPFVDIELLKNSLALFERYTYVDGIYEDGLIKGSGFELVALDELKSIKNPNQNYKEHVTYGLREKIKFRENYVQLSVPILHSSFRNKVILTCDYQEDFELISSILSYFNYRFNVSINEIVNYLDNKKSLKNLNSHLH; this comes from the coding sequence ATGAAGAGCAATAGAGCGATTATAGTGCAGGCAAGAATGTCGAGTAAGCGACTACCCGGAAAAAGCCTGATGAAAATAGGGAAATATCCATTGATTTATTATGTTCTTAACAGGCTCAAAATTACGGGGGAAAAGGTTATTGTTGCAACAAGTACAGATTCTTCAGATGATATTCTAGTGCAGTATTTGGAGGAACAGGACTTTAGGTTCTACCAGGGAAGTCTTGATAATGTTTTAGATAGGTATATTGCAACTGCAAATAAATTCGGGATAGAAGAAATAGTTAGAGTAACCGGGGATAATCCCTTTGTGGATATAGAGCTTTTAAAGAATTCTCTCGCTTTGTTTGAAAGATATACCTATGTAGATGGGATTTACGAAGATGGACTTATTAAAGGATCCGGTTTTGAGTTAGTGGCGTTAGATGAATTGAAATCCATTAAAAACCCTAATCAAAATTATAAAGAACACGTAACTTATGGGCTAAGGGAGAAAATAAAATTTAGAGAGAACTATGTGCAATTGTCTGTTCCAATTCTTCATTCTTCTTTTAGAAATAAAGTTATATTAACATGTGATTATCAAGAAGATTTTGAACTTATTTCGAGTATTTTAAGTTATTTTAATTATAGGTTTAACGTATCAATAAACGAGATAGTTAATTATTTAGACAATAAGAAGTCCTTAAAAAACTTAAATTCGCATCTTCATTAA
- a CDS encoding KdsC family phosphatase translates to MKNIKLLVSDVDGVWTDGAFYYNEHGDSMRKFNTKDSYGVSLATIVGLPILILSGEDNLFVRKRMEKLGIQDVELGVENKLSALKQYCASSNISLSEVAYIGDDMNDLNLVDKVGFFASPCDAYYRIKNLSNLVLTSGGGMGAFREFVEEVLDGKGLLENAYHEYNTRK, encoded by the coding sequence ATGAAAAATATTAAGTTACTTGTTTCTGATGTGGATGGGGTATGGACCGATGGAGCTTTCTACTATAATGAGCATGGTGATTCAATGAGAAAATTTAATACAAAGGACAGTTATGGAGTTTCTCTGGCAACTATCGTAGGCTTGCCCATCCTAATTTTGTCCGGTGAGGATAATTTGTTTGTTAGAAAGCGTATGGAAAAACTAGGAATTCAAGATGTTGAGTTGGGTGTTGAAAATAAACTATCGGCTTTAAAGCAGTATTGCGCCAGTTCAAATATTTCCCTGTCTGAGGTAGCTTATATTGGAGATGATATGAACGATTTAAATCTCGTCGATAAAGTTGGATTTTTTGCCAGCCCCTGCGATGCTTATTATAGAATTAAAAACCTATCAAACCTTGTTCTTACATCCGGTGGAGGGATGGGAGCTTTCAGGGAGTTTGTAGAGGAAGTTCTGGATGGAAAAGGCCTGCTTGAAAATGCTTACCATGAATATAACACTCGTAAATGA
- a CDS encoding N-acetylneuraminate synthase family protein, which translates to MSQKSKPHTYLIGEIGQNHNGSIDIARLIIDLASRPAIDELFHYTLMGMDAVKLTKRDLNFELSNSALKKPYNTPHSFGKTYGEHRNALELSDEEHYELYKYAKEKGLDFVETLCAPSCLSLLKYFSPDRLKVASRDLTNLPLLQALAETKLPLILSTGMAGQKELNEALDVITNYHDNISILHCVSEYPTIPQNVNLNSIPFLKENYPEFVIGYSDHTIGIATPLAAAAMGAGIIEKHITIDRMMKGTDQSGSLGIEGVQRMVRDIRLLELSLGEKAIFSDPAVEKTKMKLERSIAVKKSMKEGDILQEDDFQMLSPGDGYKWSEKDLLVGKVLKKDISENEIIYPDFHF; encoded by the coding sequence ATGTCACAAAAAAGTAAACCTCATACTTATCTCATTGGAGAAATTGGCCAAAACCATAATGGCTCCATTGATATCGCCAGATTAATTATTGATTTGGCTTCCAGGCCTGCTATAGATGAGCTTTTTCATTATACGCTTATGGGGATGGATGCAGTAAAGCTTACTAAGCGGGATCTTAATTTCGAGTTGTCGAATTCTGCATTAAAAAAACCTTATAATACGCCCCATTCTTTTGGAAAAACTTATGGAGAACACAGGAATGCTCTTGAATTAAGTGATGAAGAGCATTATGAGCTTTATAAGTATGCCAAAGAAAAAGGTCTGGATTTTGTGGAAACCTTATGTGCTCCCAGCTGTTTATCTTTACTTAAGTATTTTAGCCCGGATAGATTGAAAGTAGCTTCCAGAGATTTAACAAATCTTCCCTTATTGCAAGCGCTTGCCGAAACTAAATTACCTTTAATATTATCAACGGGCATGGCAGGCCAGAAAGAGTTGAATGAGGCTTTAGATGTAATTACTAATTATCACGACAATATTTCTATTCTTCATTGCGTCTCTGAGTATCCAACTATACCCCAAAATGTAAATTTAAATAGTATTCCGTTTCTTAAAGAAAATTATCCTGAGTTTGTAATCGGTTATTCCGATCATACTATTGGAATTGCGACCCCTTTAGCTGCTGCAGCGATGGGAGCAGGGATAATTGAAAAGCATATTACTATAGACCGAATGATGAAAGGAACAGATCAGTCGGGTTCTCTGGGGATTGAAGGAGTGCAGCGCATGGTTAGAGACATCCGATTGCTAGAATTGAGTTTGGGTGAAAAAGCTATTTTTTCTGATCCCGCAGTGGAAAAAACTAAGATGAAACTGGAACGTTCTATCGCTGTGAAAAAATCCATGAAAGAAGGGGATATTCTTCAAGAGGACGATTTTCAAATGCTGTCCCCAGGGGATGGTTACAAATGGAGTGAAAAAGATTTACTGGTAGGCAAGGTTTTGAAAAAGGATATAAGCGAAAATGAAATTATTTATCCCGATTTTCATTTTTAG